AGACTCTGGGCAGCCAAGATACGAACTCCAACACTGTTATCTGTTAATGCTTTGATGAGCAGCGGTATGCTGGCTTCGGGTTCGGCGTGAATGAATCCAAGGGCCATGATGGCACTTGCACGGATGTGTTCGTTGGTGTGGCTGGAGTCCCGGACCAGGAGGGGAATGGCCCCACTGGCTGAAGGGCCAAGCAATGCCAGCGCGTTCAGCGTTTGCACTCTCGAGTCAATGGACAGGTCGTCCTGAAGTGACGCGATGAGGGCTGGAGCGGCACATTGAGCCTGCACGCCGAGTGTGTGAAAACCTCTTACGGCAGCCGCATGCTTAACCTGAGCACGGACCAGGTGAAGGTTTGAAAAATTATATTTTTTTGAAAGGGCAACTAATTTGATTTTGATGGGAGAGTCTTCTTCGCGAAGCATCTGGACAAGCGTGGGAATGGAATTCGTCCCTAGCGCAACGAGTGCGTTTTGTGTGTCTTCGTAAGACGGCCCCTCTGCACCCGTGCCAACGTAATAACCTTCCATCCAGTGGCTCAGTCGTTTTCCATTGTAGAGAGGATCGGAAG
The Pedosphaera parvula Ellin514 DNA segment above includes these coding regions:
- a CDS encoding HEAT repeat domain-containing protein; the encoded protein is MKRRRAIIILSLIILSATIAWMALKPSDPLYNGKRLSHWMEGYYVGTGAEGPSYEDTQNALVALGTNSIPTLVQMLREEDSPIKIKLVALSKKYNFSNLHLVRAQVKHAAAVRGFHTLGVQAQCAAPALIASLQDDLSIDSRVQTLNALALLGPSASGAIPLLVRDSSHTNEHIRASAIMALGFIHAEPEASIPLLIKALTDNSVGVRILAAQSLGYYGSAAQSAVPALILALQDRFTREAADRSLDKIDPEEAFLARMKMKPRHVKSKNHPK